ATCAGATACAGTGAGTGGAACCTGTCTTATTGTATTGGAATGGGGTTGGTAGTGATGTAAATGGAGGGGGGTGCAATACTATTAAATTGTATCGAACGAGATCTAACAGAAGTCAATTTCAATTtctatcaaattttatttaaataattgaaatagGATAGACTACGTTCTCTCCTAGAATATCAGAGGTAAATCACTACAAAGGTTAAAAACTACTATAGCAAGTGAATGTTAAACAAACTCTGTGTAGCAGTGCCCGTTATTCTATTGACAATGTGTAACacattttctctcatacctacacgtgtaatactgactggtctagggcaatacactcatgttgcCTGAAGCTGTAGTGCagggctacccatgcaataaagcctcgtgacgtcacagcgtcaacaaaattactatcttCTCTTTGCagttttaacaatttttgtttcataAATTGTAGGCTGGATTttctttaaaagatacaaacaacgggatttgcgttgaaaatatcacgcataattttcatgtatggagcattgacttgcagtcgtgttttttttcgaatttatctCAAAATGGCGAAAAGtggtaaaattgcaataaaacgtctaggtatgagagaaaaatactctttcttacgttgatatgaaggatagggatattctaccctcgggaccacaaaatgttataaaacgcTCGCCAAGCCTCGTGatcctcgggtagaatatccctatccgtcatatctacatatgaaagagtcttataacaCTTGTATCTTACAGGTGATCACAAAGATAGACTACACAATTAATGAAATACGGGTTACTTCCCTTTTTACAACTAtcgtatacatttatacattttattatcgAGTATTTTAAGAAAAAGATTAGCCCCCCCATTTCTCGAAATAAATGTACAGACTTTAGTCAAAACTGAAGTTtctctccttatgtaacttcaGTGAAAAAAATGACGTTGTTACAAGAAAAGCATAGGAATAGGAGCCAGATGAGAGTCACTTATACCAGTAAGATATTGTAATTACAAATGAATAAACCAACTTTAGGTGGGAAAAAGTCTTCATATGTGAAAAGATATCCTTTGTGTCCAAACGTTTTAATGCTGAACAAAATGGACTGGTGACTAAGGTTAGTTTTTGCAAATCAAATATAAGCGTTTATGACACCCCATCGAAAAAAATTGACACGAAACAAGGGGCAGTAGATTTACAATAGTTGAATCTCTTCAATAGATAAACCTCAGTAAAATCTCTCATTTACTCACTCTTCAGTCCTAAATGTGGTCAGATAGAAGCTACAGACTAAACTAGAGTGGGATTCAGTTACATAATCCAATGAATCATTGATATTATTTCTCAACTACAGAAACATACAGACTTAATTAATATATCTAAACTTGTTCAACTTCCATCTAATGCTGGTAAGGatccaaagaaaaaataaaacttttacacTAGGGGAAGGGAACAGTTATGACAGAAATGGTAATgaatacttcattccatgtcCAAAGAAAAAGACTCAAATGTATTCAAGTAAGGTAATGTCAGTGACCCTGTTTAGTAAGTAGTTTGTTGAATGAGTTCTCTTTTTCTTGGACATGTTTTAATTTCACTTTCAAGTAATTAAAGCATAGCATATTGTGGGCATGATTCATGGCAGTCCAGAGTCATtcaaacataatttatatttacgATTCGTGAGAAGGCGTCAGCAttataaattatacattaaaTTTATGTCCTTGAATGCTACAGACATTTGCGTATTTCAACGTCCTTACGACTAAACATTTTAGACGCGATATTTTTTAGTTTAAAGATTATTCTTAAAATCTAAAAATCTGAAATGATCAACCCGTTTCTATCAAATCGTTTAATACCTTTTAATTCAGACATCGATAAACATTTGTAAAACTTGAACCACTACGTTTTCTCGAATGGGATTTATAGATTCTCCACtgacattttgataaattgcATAATATCCAATACAAAGCTAACATCAGCTAACCGATTAGAAGGAGTATCTACAGTATTCAATCTCTGTCTGTAGTCATTGTAGGCTTCAGGTTTAGTCCTGTAATCTTATTATTTGTACAACGAAGATCGACACCCAACCCCAATTATCACCAATAAGATAtgttaaattatgtatttaattacCTGTTCCAAATTATAGATTTGTTGGCGCCGTAATTCATTCCCCTGCAGTCCAAAGAAGGTTCATTTTAGACTGTGGACGTCTTTTAATGGTCTTGCCTGATCCCATCATACCGAATGCATCGGATAAGTTTGcttaaggatctgctctggtgaaaaGTCTTTTTTTTTCCTTATGGCCAACTTCTTTCTAAAGATTTTTGGAGTTCATACTTAAgttgaaaatggaataaaaatattgatgtgGTTTTGAGTTAATGCGAATCAAATGTAGCTATCTAGCTATCTGACGCAAATtgttaatttcaatgttttgacCATACAAAGATCAAACTAAAGCAATGTTTTCCAAATGGGTTGTATGATAAGCATGCATATTCGCAATACTGACAATATCAGTGTTTTCTTTCAAGTTTACGAATACAATAATATTGCACAATCAACCCATTTGTCTGTTCAGAATAGCAGTACATGTTATCCCTACCCCCTAAATTTTTAAGATGAAAATACCTAGTAGATTTCAATTTCTGACTAATTCAACGCTTGACAAAAATTTAGAACTTTTGCTGAATTTTTGCAGtccaaaagcaaaaaaaaagttttttcttAAACTAGCCTAAGAAGAGGATGTAGTTTTGCTTGACTTTTTTGTCCCGctacaaattttattatttttcaggaTTTCTTGCTAAAAATCAGATTATTTGaactaaaatgtaaaacaaaatacaataggTCATGATTTCACGCTTAATAGTTTCGTCGCAGTGAACCTTGACATGATTTACAGCAAAATTTAACTTAATATAGCTAAAATGTCACCAAAAAGACAATTTAAGTGGAAATATTGACGTCACGGTCATGTCAAAAATATCGTATGACACATGTGTattaacactattatgacgtcacatataaaTTTGACGTCGCATAACTGTTTCAGTAGACAGATtttttgcttatatttctattaatgaaagttatgtgataaatagagtCTTACATTCgagactatgtgatatgaaatttatcaaactcgttaaataaagGCTCGCGgcatattaaattattgaattcgtttgataaattccatatcacatagtcactcatgtaagatcctctatctCTACAAAGTGTAAGAAATGCACTTTTTCAAAATGGTCACCAAAGTagtcatttcttaaaattcgTGTATACAATTTCTACAAACAATTGAAGTCTTCTTTTAAAACTTTCTATAAGGCCAGTCAATGAATAGTGATAGATGAACAGACATTCACATACTATAATTCTGTCTATACTAGTATTTTTAGTTAAATAATAGCACAGATTTGATTATCTGAACACACGGGAAacttttcaaatattaaaagtaCATAACATATACCTCAGGTAAAGGTTTGAAgggtttgaaaatatttttacaggTTTGAGTGGTAGTCACATATTGAAAATACTTAAAAGACATGTGTAATGCATATGTATGGGTTATCGAAATGTTACTACCtatgtaaaacaaaaagaacaacagaaaacaaaacatatttattttgactaaaataaatacatagcaatataatatataatacagcaTTTTTATCAATTAGCACTTAATTTATGGAATAAGATCTACAATGTTTGGCACTGAACAGTAATTATATTACTAGCctaatgatgacgtcacgtcattctGCGTAAACCGCGAACACCATCCCTATGACGTAGTACCCAGCCTTATTCACTGTCACAGACACGTGATTGTCATATCGCTGATCCCAGAGACACCTAGATGACACTAGCATACTGGCGTCGCGCTCCCCTCTCTCTCCAATCAGAACGGAGCTGACTATCTTATATCTCGGTAAATTCATCTCCTTTTTAACCTTTTCCTTTATCATGTCACTGGCCAATACACAAAGTTTACTCATAGACGCTGGATCGTATGTCTTCATCGTCATCTGGGATTGGATGACATCAGAAATAATCTTTTTAACTGGGTTCTCGTAAAACATAAAGTCAGGGTGCAGTTTGTATGTGTTTTCTAGTTTGACCCCTACTGTAGGTTGGATATCGTCAGACGTGGCGACACTACGCTTATCGGCGTTGTGAGCACTCTTTCCAGACACAATAGAATGAGCTGTGTCGCGATGAACCAGAGTTCCCGCCCTTGGACGTATTGGATGTGATGACGTCGTTGGGCTGCCTTTTTCACCATGGTGATGACCTTTGCCGTGACCTCCGTCGTGACCTGGTTTATGATGGCTGTCCTTTCTatttctgtggtgtacagacgGGCTTCCTTCATGTCCTTTACTATGCTCGTCCttctggtggccatcttgaccTCTCTTGGCATGTTCACCATGACCGCCCTTTTCTTTCTCCTTCATTGTCTGTAGTCTATCAGCGTGTTAActgaaaatgaatgaaaatatctgtaaaagtggtatttGCTATAGTTGCTCAGATGTATTGAATATGAAGCCAGTATGTCCATTGTGATAAATGGCTAATGCTTCAGTGACGTAGCATTCTTTAAGACCCTATCTAATGATAcctataatgataaatatacgATACTAACACAACTGTCTTCCAGAGTAATTCAAGCACGGAAAGCCATGTTAATGACCTCTCATATTTGTTCATTAATACCCCTCTATATTATCttcatattgtatatatgtaccatGTTCAACATTACTGCTTTCTACCCCATCCACTCATATTTACTCCCATAAAATagaagaaataaagaaaaccaATGCAAAAAGTAAGTTATACTATGTTGTCGTCAAGAAAGCTGCTCAAGTCGGGTTACTCTTCCGGAGCGCATGATTCGAGTCTGGCATATAtagaaattgtttaaatgtcTTATGTGTTTAAGCTATCAGCAGAATCAGAATTCCTCAGAAATATTACCAAATATTTTATGGTTACTGTACGAACTCCTACTCAACTTATCATCAAATCTAAGCATTATTGAGTTATATACTTGTGTCACTTGTAGTGTTATTACTATTCAACATACTAAAACAACAATATTAACGTATTCTCAAGCCTTTCTTTGTCattcaaaatgaattaaattacattatttaatagtatttgatttttatcttcagtggaaagtacatgtataggtcATTAACTTCCCATATTACCtgaaaatattgagaaaataaCATAAGCTAATTGAAGGAAATAACGAGCACTAGAGAAAATTTATGTTAAAATGAGTTTCAAGTTCATTCAGTGGCAGTGTTTTTGTTGATCTACCTTCGTCAGGTAAAAATGATAACATTGATTAGATTTCTTTTCAAGCCACGTCTCAGTAGCTCACCTGTGGAATGTGTAaacacactctgtgtattccACATGTATCGTAGATTACGCATTGATTTCCTCATGACTATCCGTCGTTTGGAGTCAAAGCTAGAACAGCCAGCCCTAATCATAGTTACCGAACCAAGGTTTGGAAATGTCAACAGTTGCCTTATACAGGCCCCAAGGGGATTATCATTTATAAAGATACTGCAAATTAACTAAATCAGTATTGACATCGTAAGGgttttgaaatgtttgtttttatcccTTGTCAAGTTCAGGTAAATGATCAATGGACGCGTCCGTCAGTATTTCTTCTAGTTTACCTGGTCGTGGTAACAAACTTTCTTGGTCCTCgaaatgtaaaatgtatcgATGGAAATGGAGCTTATGAACAATCGACAATAACATCATAGTTAAAACTATTAAGTAGTGATGCATTATCGGTGTGACTACGTATTGGAAGAACCAAGTTTAATATGACATACCACATGGATTTGTACGTGTAGTCATCTAGATTGAACCGTGCTTACTGTATATGCTGCTTAATCCGCGGCAAATATCGCGGAGAACTTTGTCGATTTAGACATTACCTTAGTACGAGATATAAAGGTGAAATTCACTTACCTGATGATATCAACCAATTATGTTTCACGTTGATTTCACGTAAAATTTATGCGAAATGAgtttttcatatgaaatattataagTGAAATTCTTTCAAATATGAATACAGATTGTTACAAACCATCCCCACACGGAAAATTCATATAATTCGAATGATATCTTTGAAATAAAAGCAAACACCTCGCTTATGAAAACACATTATTCTTCCCAAATGTTCATAGTTTTACTACTGCCGTTATACATTTAatcattatttgtttgattaatttactgATCAAATATTCATAGTAATCGTGAAAATATCGTTCACACCAGAGCAATCTGTTTGAAATACCGATCCTTATTATTACTACGATTGATacgaggatctgacaacatcccattaggggtcacgttctggtgacctttggaaattaCCTATCAAATTGCTACCGCAAGAATCGAAAAAACTAAAGAAAGGAAGATAAAACAAACTATATAAAAACCGCAAACAAACAACAAAGGGGGGGGGGAAATGATGTCCATATCCTGATAGGAAATAGATTTTTGTGTTTGACTGAACTTGTTGTATTTCTCTACCTTAAAGTTCTTTATGAAAGAAAGGAGTTTTTTCTGTGATGTGTATTTACTGTCAGTCCAAAAATGTCAAaccagaaagaaaaaaaaaaagatgaaatctTACGTGTGTTTACTGTCAGGTTATCTCGTAGTTTAAAAGGCCAACAAACGTAATTAATATCATAACTAAATAATGCTAACACAAGTGTGACGTCATAAGGGGGAGGAACTTTAAAGAGTAACCAAAGCTTCAATAAAATGTCGAACTGAATATACAGTAAATGTTGAATGGGGGTATCTTGTGGCATGAAAGGATAATTCAGGGCTATAAGTAGTAATCATAGTGTAGGTACGAGTCAGAGTCTAAATAAACGAGCGTTTATTCTCATACTTCGAACGTCCGactacaaaaaatataatgGAAGAACGATGTTAGGAGACAAATACATAAAAAGGCCCTTTTTGATGAAGCGCTTCTATTTGAGTAGGATATCACAACGCAAATTGTTTCACAAAGGAAATCATTCTTTTTAACTTCTCTGATCAAAATGATTCGTTTTAGTTGTCTGATAAAAATCGTTATTTAACTTTTCAGATCAATTTACATGTTTAGTGTATCCTCGTTTTTACTTGATATATCAAagttattattttcaatttgtctGAACATACCCACTTTGTTCTTATGTTACTGTATTGAATAGATATTCTATTCAAATAGACAATGGGAAGTTTACAGAAAGGATAAGGAATCATCGGGTACATTTATCTGTTGGGGTACGGGGAGGGTAATATaaagtatttaattttaataaatctGTAATAAACACCTCCTGCTAAATGTGTATTCCATTAATGAAGTAATTTCTGAAATTTCGGTATCTCACCAACATAACAGCTCAATTACTTGTTTAATGCTGTAAGGCTATGAGCCATGTATAAGTGGTATAGATAATTTACAATGATACACAATAATGTATGTAATGAAGGTTTGGTATTCTACAGCAGAGAGGGTACGAAAGCTACTTATCATATTAGATATTTAAATTATTCTCCACCTTAAGTGTGAAGAGCGATTCACGATCACCACTGAAGATCTCGCACACCAATGTTGGTTCagttatttaaatattgaaaatggaTAATCGTTTAGATagaataacaaactttaaaaacaCTGTTTTGTAATGCTATATAAGGAGATATAGATACATTGCATACACAGTTCTGTCCCATGGTCAAGATGTAGAAGGGTCTTTACTTGGCTTCATTCTGTTATTTAAACGTGTCCgtctctttacctccttgaaCTATAGAAGAGTATaaagaaaaatgtaataaaatggtTGTCATAATTCATGCTTGATGTTCCGGATTCATGGGGATTTAGATACTGTAATCGATGGCAATATCTTTGGAagtatgtttcagtgatatgGCACTATGAATTCCTCGATAATCAGGGAAAACAGAAAGTTACATAGATATACTCGATATACCATGTAGATTATACATATAGGAGGGTGTTGTTCTGAATAATGATGGCTCTTTACCTGATGTTTAACATGTTTAAAAGATGAAAGAATCCTATAGTCGATTATGAAAGTTTTCAATCCATT
This portion of the Argopecten irradians isolate NY chromosome 6, Ai_NY, whole genome shotgun sequence genome encodes:
- the LOC138325847 gene encoding dynein light chain Tctex-type 5-like, with product MKEKEKGGHGEHAKRGQDGHQKDEHSKGHEGSPSVHHRNRKDSHHKPGHDGGHGKGHHHGEKGSPTTSSHPIRPRAGTLVHRDTAHSIVSGKSAHNADKRSVATSDDIQPTVGVKLENTYKLHPDFMFYENPVKKIISDVIQSQMTMKTYDPASMSKLCVLASDMIKEKVKKEMNLPRYKIVSSVLIGERGERDASMLVSSRCLWDQRYDNHVSVTVNKAGYYVIGMVFAVYAE